In a single window of the Streptomyces sp. NBC_00285 genome:
- the iolB gene encoding 5-deoxy-glucuronate isomerase: MTQNELYVPKGGSAGAQYTVDIDPKRAGWTHSSLRVVELAPGGTHTFTTGDSEWIVLPLAGGCTVHTGDEEFQLLGRESVFAGVSDFAYVPRDAQASIASGAGGRFALAGAKCERRLPARYGPAPEVPVEERGSGSQLRHVRNFASADAFDCDKLIAVEVITPGGNWSSYPPHKHDENRPGVEAELEEIYYFEIDGPNGFGYQRVSPSREGGSDVLAEVRSGDAVLVPDGWHGPSIAQPGHDMYYLNVMAGPGETREWRICFHPDHTEGYR; encoded by the coding sequence ATGACACAGAACGAGCTGTACGTCCCCAAGGGTGGCTCCGCGGGAGCCCAGTACACCGTGGACATCGACCCCAAGCGGGCCGGCTGGACCCACAGCAGCCTGCGCGTCGTCGAGCTGGCGCCCGGCGGCACGCACACCTTCACCACCGGTGACAGCGAGTGGATCGTCCTGCCGCTGGCAGGCGGCTGTACCGTCCACACCGGTGACGAAGAGTTCCAACTCCTGGGCCGGGAAAGCGTGTTCGCCGGAGTCTCCGACTTCGCGTACGTGCCCCGGGACGCCCAGGCATCGATCGCCTCCGGCGCGGGAGGCCGCTTCGCCCTGGCAGGAGCGAAGTGCGAGCGACGACTCCCCGCCCGCTACGGCCCCGCGCCGGAGGTCCCCGTCGAAGAGCGCGGCAGCGGCAGCCAGTTGCGGCACGTGCGCAACTTCGCCTCCGCCGACGCCTTCGACTGCGACAAGCTCATCGCCGTCGAGGTGATCACCCCCGGCGGCAACTGGTCCTCGTACCCGCCGCACAAGCACGACGAGAACCGGCCCGGCGTGGAAGCCGAGTTGGAGGAGATCTACTACTTCGAGATCGACGGCCCGAACGGGTTCGGCTATCAGCGCGTATCTCCCTCCCGTGAGGGCGGATCCGACGTCCTCGCCGAGGTCCGCTCCGGCGACGCCGTCCTCGTCCCCGACGGATGGCACGGCCCGTCCATCGCCCAGCCCGGCCACGACATGTACTACCTGAACGTCATGGCGGGGCCGGGTGAGACGCGGGAGTGGCGGATCTGCTTCCACCCGGACCACACCGAGGGGTACCGATGA
- the mmsA gene encoding CoA-acylating methylmalonate-semialdehyde dehydrogenase: MTKIVNHWIGGKPVEGASGNYGPVTDPATGAVTTKVPFASVDEVDSAVAAAKDAFQTWGTSSLAKRTTILFRFRALLEANRDAIAELITAEHGKVHSDALGEVARGLEIVDLACGITVQLKGELSTEVASRVDVASIRQPLGVVAGITPFNFPAMVPMWMFPIAIATGNTFVLKPSEKDPSASLKIAELLAEAGLPDGVFNVVHGDKVAVDRLLEHPDVKAVSFVGSTPIARYIHTTASANGKRVQALGGAKNHMLVLPDADLDAAADAAVSAAYGSAGERCMAISAVVAVGSIGDELVEKIRERAEKIKIGPGNDPASEMGPLITKVHRDKVASYVTGAAAEGCEVVLDGSGFTVEGFEDGHWIGISLLDKVPTTAKAYQDEIFGPVLTVLRVDSYDEGIALINASPFGNGTAIFTRDGGAARRFQLEVEAGMVGVNVPIPVPVGYHSFGGWKDSLFGDHHIYGNDGTHFYTRGKVVTTRWPDPADGPTGVDLGFPRNH; this comes from the coding sequence ATGACGAAGATCGTCAACCACTGGATCGGCGGCAAGCCCGTCGAGGGCGCGTCGGGCAACTACGGGCCGGTCACTGACCCGGCGACCGGCGCGGTCACCACGAAGGTCCCGTTCGCGTCGGTCGACGAGGTCGACTCCGCGGTCGCCGCCGCCAAGGACGCGTTCCAGACCTGGGGCACCTCCTCGCTCGCCAAGCGGACCACGATCCTGTTCCGCTTCCGGGCGCTGCTGGAGGCGAACCGGGACGCGATCGCCGAGCTGATCACCGCCGAGCACGGCAAGGTGCACTCCGACGCGCTCGGCGAGGTCGCGCGCGGCCTGGAGATCGTGGACCTGGCGTGCGGGATCACCGTGCAGCTGAAGGGCGAACTGTCGACCGAGGTCGCCAGCCGCGTGGACGTCGCCTCGATCCGCCAGCCGCTCGGTGTCGTCGCGGGCATCACGCCGTTCAACTTCCCGGCGATGGTCCCGATGTGGATGTTCCCGATCGCCATCGCGACCGGCAACACCTTCGTGCTGAAGCCGTCCGAGAAGGACCCGTCGGCCTCCCTCAAGATCGCCGAACTGCTCGCCGAGGCCGGTCTGCCCGACGGTGTCTTCAACGTCGTCCACGGCGACAAGGTGGCCGTCGACCGCCTCCTGGAGCACCCGGACGTCAAGGCCGTCTCCTTCGTCGGCTCGACCCCGATCGCCCGCTACATCCACACCACCGCCTCCGCGAACGGCAAGCGCGTCCAGGCCCTGGGCGGCGCCAAGAACCACATGCTGGTCCTCCCGGACGCCGACCTGGACGCGGCGGCCGACGCGGCCGTCTCCGCCGCCTACGGTTCCGCGGGCGAGCGCTGCATGGCGATCTCCGCCGTCGTCGCGGTCGGCTCCATCGGCGACGAGCTGGTCGAGAAGATCCGCGAGCGCGCCGAGAAGATCAAGATCGGCCCCGGCAACGACCCGGCCTCCGAGATGGGCCCGCTCATCACCAAGGTGCACCGCGACAAGGTGGCGTCCTACGTCACGGGCGCGGCGGCCGAGGGCTGCGAGGTCGTCCTGGACGGCTCCGGCTTCACCGTCGAGGGCTTCGAGGACGGCCACTGGATCGGCATCTCGCTCCTGGACAAGGTGCCGACCACCGCCAAGGCCTACCAGGACGAGATCTTCGGCCCGGTGCTGACCGTGCTGCGCGTCGACAGCTACGACGAGGGCATCGCCCTCATCAACGCCTCCCCGTTCGGCAACGGCACCGCGATCTTCACCCGGGACGGCGGCGCCGCCCGCCGCTTCCAGCTGGAGGTCGAGGCCGGCATGGTCGGCGTGAACGTCCCGATCCCGGTCCCCGTCGGCTACCACAGCTTCGGCGGCTGGAAGGACAGCCTCTTCGGCGACCACCACATCTACGGTAACGACGGCACGCACTTCTACACCCGCGGCAAGGTCGTCACCACCCGCTGGCCCGACCCGGCCGACGGCCCCACCGGCGTAGACCTGGGCTTCCCGCGCAACCACTGA
- the iolD gene encoding 3D-(3,5/4)-trihydroxycyclohexane-1,2-dione acylhydrolase (decyclizing), whose translation MTIRLTVAQALVRFLAAQYTERDGIRQRSISATWGIFGHGNVAGLGQALVEYADDMPFHQGRNEQSMVHAAVGYARQANRLSAHAVTTSIGPGATNLVTGAALATVNHLPVLLLPGDIFATRVADPVLQQLEVPYAGDISVNDCLRPVSRYFDRVMRPEALIPAALQAMRVLTDPVETGAVTLALPQDVQAEAYDWPEEFFAERTWVVRRPGADPAELAEAARAIRSAQRPLLVAGGGVHHSRAEEALAEFAASTGIPVASTQAGKGSLRHDHPQDVGAVGHTGTATANELARQADLVIGVGTRYTDFTTASGTLFEKQGVRFLNLNIAPYDGHKLAGLPLVADARSALTDLTGALRPQAHRVTDTYVDEYTLDKERWEQRVDACYEADEPDIRPTQPQVLGALDALADESDIIINAAGSLPGDLHKLWRARSRDQYHLEYGYSCMGYEIPAAIGVKMAAPDRNVWALVGDGTYLMMPTEIVTAVQEGIAIKLLLIQNHGYASIGGLSESVGGERFGTAYRFQSDDGTYTGAPLPVDLAANVASLGMRVLRAKTVRDLRAALEEARAADTPTCVYVETETADTVSGPPPAQAWWDVPVAETATRPSAVKARELYERHVSTRRRHL comes from the coding sequence ATGACGATCCGCCTGACCGTCGCGCAAGCGCTGGTCCGTTTCCTCGCCGCCCAGTACACCGAACGCGATGGCATACGGCAGCGTTCGATCTCCGCGACCTGGGGCATCTTCGGCCACGGGAACGTCGCAGGCCTCGGCCAGGCACTCGTCGAGTACGCCGACGACATGCCCTTCCACCAGGGCCGCAACGAACAGTCCATGGTGCACGCGGCCGTGGGCTACGCGCGTCAGGCCAACCGCCTCTCCGCGCACGCCGTGACGACCTCCATCGGCCCCGGCGCGACCAACCTCGTCACGGGCGCCGCCCTCGCGACCGTCAACCACCTCCCGGTCCTGCTCCTCCCCGGCGACATCTTCGCCACCCGCGTCGCCGACCCGGTCCTCCAGCAGCTCGAAGTCCCGTACGCCGGCGACATCAGCGTCAATGACTGTCTGCGCCCGGTGTCGAGGTACTTCGACCGCGTCATGCGCCCGGAGGCCCTGATCCCGGCGGCGTTGCAGGCCATGCGGGTCCTCACCGACCCCGTCGAGACCGGCGCCGTCACCCTCGCCCTCCCGCAGGACGTGCAGGCCGAGGCTTACGACTGGCCCGAGGAGTTCTTCGCCGAGCGCACCTGGGTCGTACGACGCCCGGGTGCCGATCCCGCCGAACTCGCCGAAGCGGCAAGGGCGATCAGGTCGGCCCAGCGGCCCCTGCTCGTCGCCGGCGGCGGAGTCCACCACAGCCGCGCCGAAGAGGCCCTCGCCGAGTTCGCAGCGAGCACCGGCATCCCCGTCGCCTCCACGCAGGCCGGCAAGGGCTCCCTGCGCCACGACCACCCCCAGGACGTCGGCGCCGTCGGCCACACCGGCACCGCCACCGCCAACGAACTGGCCCGCCAGGCCGACCTGGTGATCGGCGTCGGCACCCGGTACACCGACTTCACGACGGCCTCCGGCACGCTCTTCGAAAAGCAGGGCGTCCGCTTCCTCAACCTCAACATCGCCCCCTACGACGGCCACAAGCTCGCCGGCCTGCCGCTGGTCGCGGACGCCCGCAGCGCCCTGACGGACCTCACCGGGGCACTGCGGCCGCAGGCCCACCGGGTCACCGACACCTACGTCGACGAGTACACGCTCGACAAGGAGCGCTGGGAACAGCGCGTCGACGCCTGCTACGAGGCCGACGAGCCCGACATCAGGCCGACCCAGCCGCAGGTCCTCGGCGCCCTGGACGCCCTGGCCGACGAGTCGGACATCATCATCAACGCGGCCGGCTCCCTCCCCGGCGACCTGCACAAGCTGTGGCGCGCCCGGTCGAGGGACCAGTACCACCTGGAGTACGGCTACTCCTGCATGGGCTACGAGATCCCGGCCGCGATCGGTGTGAAGATGGCCGCTCCCGACCGCAACGTCTGGGCGCTGGTCGGCGACGGAACGTACCTGATGATGCCGACGGAGATCGTCACGGCCGTACAGGAGGGCATAGCGATCAAGCTCCTCCTGATCCAGAACCACGGCTACGCCTCCATCGGCGGCCTCTCCGAGTCGGTCGGCGGCGAGCGGTTCGGCACGGCGTACCGCTTCCAGTCCGACGACGGCACCTACACGGGCGCCCCGCTGCCCGTGGACCTGGCCGCCAATGTGGCCAGTCTCGGCATGCGCGTGCTGCGCGCGAAGACCGTACGAGACCTGCGGGCCGCGCTCGAAGAGGCGCGGGCCGCCGACACTCCCACATGTGTCTACGTCGAGACCGAAACGGCCGACACAGTGTCGGGCCCGCCTCCGGCGCAGGCCTGGTGGGATGTACCTGTGGCCGAGACCGCGACCCGACCCTCCGCGGTGAAGGCACGTGAGCTGTACGAACGGCACGTCTCAACCCGACGCCGCCATCTGTGA
- a CDS encoding alpha/beta fold hydrolase yields the protein MDLRRPRRPKRWIAATASAVVLAAAAGTWTAAASDDPPPVHRADQVMSIDGVHIDTSYFTTSGAEKRPAVLIGHGFGGSKNDVRQQAQELARDGYAVLTWSARGFGESTGKVGLNDPEGEVADVSKLIDWLAKQPQVQLDKPGDPRVGVTGASYGGAISLLAAGHDHRVDAIAPEITYWNLSDALFPNGVFKKLWAGIFVNSAGGCAKFEPQICAMYERVAESGTPDAQAEQMLEERSPSAVAKDIKVPTLLVQGQTDSLFPLNQADAAAKAIRANGAPVDVDWIAGGHDGGDMETSRVQSRVANWFDRYLQDDKAADTGPAFRVTRTLGTGTSDGEPRLTGVTADTYPGLESDDRKIALAGREQDFANPAGASPPAVSALPGLGGGGLSQLSSLGVGVSLDFPGQFAAFESAPVRGDLQITGSPTVTVHVKSTSDDAVLFAKVYDVGANGRQTLPSQLVEPIRVEGAKAGKDVTITLPAIDHDIDDGHRLKLVLASTDLGYASPATPATYTVSLKGDLNVPTALSEKNTRAPLPAWVWWLPLSGAVLALGLVATGRRRTTAPAAPDPELAEVPLQITDLSKRYAKSADRYAVRDLSFRVEKGQVLGLLGPNGAGKTTTLRMLMGLIKPDGGEVRVFGHAIAPGAPVLSRVGAFVEGAGFLPHLSGRENLELYWQATGRPPTDAHMDEALEIAGLGDALARAVRTYSQGMRQRLAIAQAMLGMPDLLILDEPTNGLDPPQIREMREVMIRYAAAGRTVIVSSHLLAEVEQTCSHLVVMDHGRLVQAGPVAEIVGSGDTLLVGTAEPVEEPVAEKVAALPGVVSAITTEDGLLVRLDADGSAQRLVAELVRLEVPVTSVGPHRRLEDAFLTLIGDSA from the coding sequence ATGGATCTTCGACGCCCCCGGAGGCCGAAACGGTGGATCGCCGCCACGGCCTCCGCCGTCGTCCTCGCCGCAGCCGCCGGGACATGGACAGCCGCAGCCTCCGACGACCCCCCTCCGGTGCACCGCGCGGACCAGGTCATGTCCATCGACGGCGTGCACATCGACACCTCGTACTTCACGACGAGCGGCGCCGAGAAGCGCCCCGCGGTCCTCATAGGCCACGGCTTCGGCGGCAGCAAGAACGACGTACGCCAACAGGCGCAGGAACTGGCCCGGGACGGCTACGCGGTCCTCACCTGGTCCGCCCGAGGCTTCGGTGAATCGACCGGCAAGGTCGGCCTGAACGACCCCGAGGGTGAGGTCGCCGACGTCAGCAAGCTGATCGACTGGCTGGCGAAGCAGCCCCAGGTCCAGCTCGACAAGCCCGGCGACCCCCGAGTCGGCGTCACCGGCGCGAGCTACGGCGGCGCGATCTCCCTCCTCGCCGCCGGCCACGACCACCGCGTGGACGCCATCGCCCCCGAGATCACCTACTGGAACCTCTCGGACGCCCTGTTCCCGAACGGCGTGTTCAAGAAGCTCTGGGCCGGCATCTTCGTCAACAGTGCGGGCGGCTGCGCCAAGTTCGAACCGCAGATCTGCGCGATGTACGAGCGCGTCGCCGAGTCCGGCACCCCGGACGCCCAGGCCGAGCAGATGCTGGAGGAGCGGTCCCCGTCGGCCGTCGCCAAGGACATCAAGGTCCCCACGCTCCTCGTCCAGGGCCAGACGGACTCCCTCTTCCCCCTGAACCAGGCAGACGCCGCGGCGAAGGCGATCCGCGCCAACGGCGCCCCCGTCGACGTCGACTGGATCGCGGGCGGCCATGACGGCGGCGACATGGAGACGAGCCGCGTCCAGTCCCGCGTGGCGAACTGGTTCGACCGCTATCTGCAGGACGACAAGGCCGCCGACACCGGCCCGGCCTTCCGCGTCACCCGCACCCTCGGCACCGGTACCAGCGACGGCGAACCCCGCCTCACCGGCGTCACCGCCGACACCTACCCCGGCCTGGAGAGCGACGACCGCAAGATCGCCCTGGCCGGCCGCGAACAGGACTTCGCCAACCCGGCCGGCGCCAGCCCGCCCGCCGTCTCGGCCCTCCCCGGCCTCGGTGGAGGCGGTCTCTCCCAGCTCTCCTCCCTCGGCGTCGGCGTCTCCCTCGACTTCCCCGGCCAGTTCGCCGCCTTCGAGTCGGCCCCGGTCAGGGGCGACCTCCAGATCACCGGCTCGCCCACGGTCACCGTGCACGTGAAGTCGACGAGCGACGACGCGGTCCTCTTCGCCAAGGTGTACGACGTCGGCGCGAACGGCCGGCAGACCCTGCCCTCCCAACTCGTCGAGCCGATCAGGGTCGAGGGCGCGAAGGCAGGCAAGGACGTCACGATCACCCTCCCGGCGATCGACCACGATATCGACGACGGCCACCGCCTCAAGTTGGTCCTCGCCTCCACGGACCTCGGCTACGCCTCCCCGGCGACCCCGGCCACGTACACCGTCTCCCTGAAGGGCGACCTGAACGTCCCGACGGCCCTCAGCGAGAAGAACACCCGGGCCCCCCTGCCCGCCTGGGTATGGTGGCTGCCGCTGTCCGGCGCGGTGCTCGCCCTCGGCCTGGTGGCCACGGGCCGCCGCCGTACGACGGCCCCCGCCGCCCCCGACCCGGAACTGGCCGAAGTCCCGCTGCAGATAACCGACCTGAGCAAGCGGTACGCCAAGTCCGCCGACCGTTACGCGGTCCGTGACCTCTCCTTCCGCGTCGAGAAGGGCCAGGTCCTCGGCCTGCTCGGCCCGAACGGCGCGGGCAAGACGACCACCCTGCGCATGCTGATGGGCCTGATCAAGCCGGACGGCGGCGAGGTCCGCGTCTTCGGTCACGCGATCGCCCCGGGCGCCCCCGTGCTCTCCCGGGTCGGCGCGTTCGTCGAGGGTGCGGGTTTCCTCCCGCACCTGTCGGGCCGCGAGAACCTGGAGCTGTACTGGCAGGCCACCGGCCGCCCGCCCACGGACGCCCACATGGACGAGGCGCTGGAGATCGCCGGCCTCGGTGACGCCCTGGCCCGCGCGGTCCGCACCTACTCGCAGGGCATGCGCCAGCGCCTGGCCATCGCCCAGGCCATGCTCGGCATGCCGGACCTGCTCATCCTCGACGAGCCGACCAACGGCCTCGACCCGCCGCAGATCCGCGAGATGCGCGAGGTGATGATCCGCTACGCCGCGGCCGGCCGCACGGTCATCGTCTCCAGCCACCTGCTGGCCGAAGTCGAGCAGACCTGCAGCCACCTCGTGGTCATGGACCACGGCCGACTGGTCCAGGCGGGCCCGGTCGCCGAGATCGTCGGCTCCGGCGACACCCTCCTGGTCGGCACGGCCGAACCGGTGGAGGAGCCCGTGGCCGAGAAGGTGGCGGCCCTGCCGGGCGTGGTGTCGGCGATCACCACCGAAGACGGCCTGCTCGTACGGCTCGACGCGGACGGCAGCGCACAGCGCCTGGTCGCCGAACTCGTCCGGCTGGAGGTCCCCGTCACGTCGGTGGGCCCTCACCGCCGCCTCGAAGACGCCTTCCTCACCCTGATCGGAGACTCCGCATGA